TTCTTTAAAGGTTGTGGATGAACTTTCCGAATCTGTGGCACCAATGAGATAATCCACGCTTACGTTGAAGACTCTGGAAATTTTTATAAGAGTTTGAAAGTCCGGAGTGTTTCTTCCATTTTCGTAAGCGGAAATGGTTTTATCGCTTAAGCCTAATATCTTTCCCAACGCTTTTTGACTTAAATGTTTTTTCATTCTCAAAGCTTTCAATCGTGAAGAGAAGGAGGATATCATTTTATCACCTCACCCTAATTCTACATTATATAGATTAAATTGTCAAATAAATCTTTGAAAAATAGATAAAGTGTTATATACTACGATACGTAGACATAATTATCTATGAAGGAGAGATATATGAAAGATAAAATACTTCAAATGTTAGAAATAAATGGAAAAATGACCGAGTGTCAGATCACGGAAAGACTTCTGCATTTTAAGGATATGCCTCTTTTTACTTTGTATAGCGGCCAAAAAAGATCATGTGAAGTGAGAATTCTGCTTTCCGAACTTATCCGTTCTAGAAAAATTGTCAGAATTAAAAATAGATTTGTTAAGAATAACTCTTAATGCGCACCGAATTTAATGAATTAATTCTAGAGCGATTTGCCCAATATTTGAATACAACATTTTGATTTAGAATCCACTTTCCAAGCAGCCAAGACATTTTTTTCGAAGTCCTGTCAGAAAGGATTCGCTCTTCTTTCCATCTTACAATTCAAAATATGAGGCGCGCTCAGACACTCGTCCGTGAGTGCTTCGCTTTCTCGGCACATCCTGTGCCTCTCAACCTCATATTTGTGAATTTCCAGAGGGGGAGCTCATATGTTCTGACAAGTACTTCGAGGGTGAGGTTTAATCCTTTTTTGAAATACCTTGTAACATTGACGCACAATGTGAGTCGCACTGATTAAAATCTTTTGAAAGTTATTCGCACAATTTTGGTGTAGAATAGAGAAGACAAAAATGAAAATGTAATTTTGGAGGGTGTAAAGATGGAAAAAGGTAAGATAACTCTAAACGGAAGGGAAACAACTTTTATAAGGTGGCCTGTTGAAAATAAAATAGCCAAGCTTGTGATAGTTCATGGACTGGGTGAACATATAGCTCGTTACGATGTTATCTCCAAAGAATTCAACGATGCCAAAATAGAGATGGTTGGATTCGATCAAAGAGGCCATGGAGAAAATCCTGTAAAAAAGGGGCATGTTGATTCTTTTAATCTTTTCATAAAAGATCTTCACGCTTTTGTTGAAAAAGAAAAAGATGAGACACCACTGTTCATGTTAGGTCATAGCCTTGGAGGCTTGATAGCTGCGAGGTACGTTGAAGAACATCCCCATACTCTCAAAGGTGCAATTTTTTCAAGCGGGGCCTTTACATCAGATAACGTTTCTTCACTTTTAAAACTCATTGTAAAGATTTTCTCCGTGCTCGCTCCCAAAGTCACATTTTCTAACGGTATAGAACCATCGACGCTTTCAAGAAATGAAGAGATAGTGAAGGAATATGAAGAAGATCCATTAGTGCATTCAAAAATAACGGCGCGCTTGGCAAGTGAAATATTCAAGAACGTTCAGATCGTTTTTGAAAAAGCTAGCACCTTGTCAATTCCAATTCTTTTCGTCGCTGGCGAAAACGATAAGGTTGTTCCACCCCACGGAACAAAGAAGTTATTTTCTCTGACTGCTTCTAAAGACAAGAACCTTAAAATTTTTAAAGGGGCTTATCATGAGATATTTTGCGATCCGGAACACAAAGAAGTTT
The DNA window shown above is from Mesoaciditoga lauensis cd-1655R = DSM 25116 and carries:
- a CDS encoding alpha/beta hydrolase, whose protein sequence is MEKGKITLNGRETTFIRWPVENKIAKLVIVHGLGEHIARYDVISKEFNDAKIEMVGFDQRGHGENPVKKGHVDSFNLFIKDLHAFVEKEKDETPLFMLGHSLGGLIAARYVEEHPHTLKGAIFSSGAFTSDNVSSLLKLIVKIFSVLAPKVTFSNGIEPSTLSRNEEIVKEYEEDPLVHSKITARLASEIFKNVQIVFEKASTLSIPILFVAGENDKVVPPHGTKKLFSLTASKDKNLKIFKGAYHEIFCDPEHKEVFRKTLVDWILKHV